One window of the Leptotrichia hongkongensis genome contains the following:
- a CDS encoding thiamine-binding protein: protein MKKKEINASIAIQVLPNVVGNEEIVRVVDEVIEFIKSKGLKMNVAPFETTVEGDFDELMEIVKECQVVAVKAGADGVMSYVKINYKPKGDILKIDEKISKYNR, encoded by the coding sequence ATGAAAAAAAAAGAAATTAATGCGAGTATTGCAATTCAGGTATTGCCAAATGTTGTGGGAAATGAGGAAATTGTAAGAGTTGTTGATGAAGTTATTGAATTTATTAAAAGCAAAGGGTTAAAAATGAATGTTGCTCCATTTGAAACAACGGTAGAAGGGGATTTTGACGAGCTTATGGAAATTGTTAAGGAATGTCAAGTTGTGGCTGTGAAGGCAGGAGCTGATGGTGTAATGTCATATGTAAAAATAAATTATAAACCGAAGGGAGATATTTTAAAGATTGATGAAAAAATTTCAAAATATAACAGATAA
- a CDS encoding ABC transporter ATP-binding protein, whose product MKKDKKLEIKDISISFENKKVLENVSIDLYENELVCILGVSGAGKTTLFNIIAGLLKPDCGNVKMNGEDITGKSGKISYMLQKDLLLPHKKIIDNVALPLVIRGENKNKAREIAKPYFKDFGLEGTENLYPSKLSGGMKQRAALLRTYLFSSEVALLDEPFSALDAITKHKIHSWYLNIMNKIKMSTLFITHDIDEAILLSDRIYILAGSPGKIAAQINVDLKNSQDKSYNNEEVIMSEKFIQYKREILKYL is encoded by the coding sequence GTGAAGAAAGACAAAAAGCTTGAAATAAAAGATATTTCCATTTCTTTTGAAAATAAAAAAGTTTTGGAAAATGTTTCGATTGATTTGTATGAAAATGAGCTGGTTTGTATTTTAGGAGTGAGTGGTGCTGGGAAAACGACGTTATTTAACATTATTGCAGGACTTTTAAAGCCTGATTGTGGAAATGTCAAAATGAATGGAGAAGATATAACTGGAAAATCTGGAAAAATAAGCTATATGCTACAAAAAGATCTGCTTTTACCTCATAAAAAAATTATTGACAATGTGGCACTTCCACTTGTGATAAGGGGTGAAAATAAAAATAAGGCACGGGAAATTGCAAAGCCGTATTTTAAAGATTTTGGATTGGAAGGTACAGAAAATTTATATCCGAGTAAACTGTCAGGCGGAATGAAACAAAGGGCGGCATTGCTTAGAACATATTTATTTTCCAGCGAAGTCGCTCTTCTTGATGAGCCTTTCAGTGCATTGGATGCCATTACAAAGCATAAAATTCATAGCTGGTATCTGAACATAATGAACAAAATTAAGATGTCAACTTTATTTATCACTCATGATATTGATGAGGCGATACTGCTTTCTGACAGAATTTATATTTTGGCAGGAAGTCCAGGTAAAATTGCTGCACAAATAAATGTTGACTTGAAAAATAGTCAGGACAAGAGTTATAATAATGAAGAAGTTATAATGTCTGAAAAATTTATTCAATATAAGCGTGAAATATTGAAATATTTGTAA
- a CDS encoding ABC transporter substrate-binding protein produces the protein MKKISKILILCLILVLAVSCGKSKNNQKIKIVLDWVPNTNHTGLYVAKDLGYFKEEGLDVEIVQPPEGSTTALIGAGGAEFGISFQDTLAKSFAKENPVPVTAVAAILQHNTSGIISLKEKGIDSPKKLEGKKYATWEDNIEQAILKKLVTDDKGDFSKVKLIPYTITDVVTGLKTDVDAVWVYYAWDGIATERAGLQTNFLKIRDYGEELDYYSPVIIANNDFLKKNPEIAKKVLKAIKKGYEYAMKNPEESAKILVKNSPELDINLVTASQKWISKEYQSDAKEWGIIDGNRWNRFYEWLYKNKAVEREIPKNFGYSNEYLK, from the coding sequence ATGAAAAAAATTTCAAAAATTTTAATTTTATGTTTAATCTTGGTTTTGGCTGTTTCGTGTGGAAAATCTAAAAATAATCAGAAAATAAAAATTGTACTGGATTGGGTGCCAAATACTAATCATACGGGGCTTTATGTGGCAAAAGACTTGGGATATTTTAAGGAAGAAGGACTGGATGTGGAAATTGTGCAACCACCTGAAGGAAGTACAACGGCACTTATTGGAGCTGGAGGAGCAGAATTTGGAATAAGTTTTCAGGATACATTGGCAAAATCATTTGCAAAGGAGAATCCTGTACCAGTAACAGCTGTTGCGGCAATTCTTCAGCATAATACATCTGGAATTATTTCATTGAAGGAAAAAGGCATTGATTCGCCAAAAAAACTGGAAGGCAAAAAATATGCCACTTGGGAAGATAATATTGAGCAGGCTATTTTGAAAAAATTAGTAACAGATGATAAAGGCGATTTTTCTAAAGTAAAATTGATTCCTTATACTATAACGGATGTTGTAACTGGCTTAAAGACTGATGTTGATGCTGTTTGGGTTTATTATGCGTGGGATGGAATTGCTACAGAAAGGGCAGGACTTCAGACAAATTTTCTAAAAATTCGTGACTATGGAGAGGAACTTGACTATTATAGCCCTGTAATTATCGCAAATAATGACTTTCTGAAAAAAAATCCTGAAATTGCAAAAAAAGTTTTGAAGGCAATAAAAAAAGGGTATGAATACGCAATGAAAAATCCAGAGGAATCAGCAAAAATTTTGGTAAAAAATTCTCCAGAACTTGATATAAACCTTGTAACAGCCAGCCAAAAATGGATTTCTAAAGAATATCAGTCTGATGCAAAGGAATGGGGAATAATTGATGGGAACCGTTGGAACAGATTTTATGAATGGCTTTACAAAAATAAGGCTGTAGAACGTGAAATACCAAAGAATTTTGGGTATAGTAACGAGTATCTGAAATAG
- a CDS encoding EexN family lipoprotein, translated as MKKIRIYLIATSIVVFTSCGNKYSVENLKKNNNLLKETVQKCKIKRDEKICKNVEKAQSELALEAWNKVKPEIEAKLDKISKELLAGNFTTSMENTPERLWEWEAKNASTTPQKAKEITLQLLMNALKYIKIEKVEYDFENVKIGQTNTGRNYVIIPTKSIVSGQGKKVELNQKSLVFEDKNKWYIVNINERNKHILKELYSDFKDVNIG; from the coding sequence ATGAAAAAAATAAGAATATACTTAATTGCAACTTCTATAGTAGTTTTTACATCCTGTGGAAATAAATATAGTGTTGAAAATTTGAAAAAAAACAATAATCTTTTAAAAGAAACAGTCCAAAAATGTAAAATAAAAAGAGATGAAAAAATCTGTAAAAATGTAGAAAAAGCACAGAGTGAACTGGCATTAGAAGCTTGGAATAAAGTAAAGCCTGAAATTGAAGCAAAGTTAGATAAAATATCAAAAGAGTTGTTAGCTGGAAATTTTACGACAAGTATGGAAAATACACCTGAAAGATTATGGGAATGGGAAGCAAAAAATGCTTCAACAACACCTCAAAAAGCAAAAGAAATAACATTACAACTATTGATGAATGCTTTAAAATATATAAAAATTGAAAAAGTTGAATATGATTTTGAAAATGTAAAAATAGGACAGACGAATACTGGAAGAAATTATGTAATTATACCGACAAAGAGTATAGTTTCTGGCCAAGGAAAAAAAGTAGAACTGAATCAAAAATCTTTGGTGTTTGAAGATAAAAATAAATGGTATATAGTAAATATTAACGAAAGAAATAAACACATCTTAAAAGAATTGTATTCTGATTTTAAAGACGTGAATATTGGTTAG
- a CDS encoding GNAT family N-acetyltransferase — translation MEIRHVVNEGFFIFGENGDELAKLTYRKEGEKLYFESTVVSSELRGQGIAGKLFDAGVKYARENGYKIVPICSYIVKKFESGEYDDLKA, via the coding sequence ATGGAAATAAGACATGTAGTAAATGAAGGATTTTTTATATTTGGAGAAAATGGAGATGAACTTGCAAAATTGACTTACAGAAAAGAAGGGGAAAAATTGTATTTTGAATCGACAGTCGTATCTTCTGAATTGCGAGGGCAAGGGATTGCAGGAAAATTATTTGATGCTGGTGTAAAATATGCAAGAGAAAATGGGTATAAAATTGTGCCAATTTGCAGTTATATTGTGAAAAAGTTTGAAAGTGGAGAATATGATGATTTAAAGGCATAA
- a CDS encoding ABC transporter permease translates to MKKFQNITDKIAPGIIIAVLLMIWQILSMVNIIPKFMLPSPFEVVKAFVLDFPLLMEHTKITLLEAFLGLGLGIILGFAVAVIMDRFEYAYKMIYPVLIISQTIPTVAIAPLLVLWLGYGILPKITLIVMTSFFPITIGLLDGFSSADKDMLNLLKTMGATPFQNFVHVKLPGSLGYFFAGLRISVSYSIIGAVVAEWLGGFSGLGVYMTRVRKSYSFDKMFAVIFLISAISLLLMYLVKKIQKWCMVWEK, encoded by the coding sequence ATGAAAAAATTTCAAAATATAACAGATAAAATTGCACCAGGTATTATTATTGCTGTATTATTGATGATTTGGCAAATTTTGTCAATGGTGAACATTATACCAAAATTTATGTTACCATCGCCGTTTGAAGTTGTAAAAGCGTTTGTTTTGGATTTTCCACTGCTTATGGAGCATACAAAAATTACTTTGCTTGAAGCATTTTTGGGGCTTGGTCTGGGAATAATTCTTGGATTTGCCGTGGCTGTTATTATGGACAGGTTTGAGTATGCATATAAAATGATTTATCCTGTTTTGATAATTAGTCAAACAATACCTACAGTTGCAATTGCACCGCTTTTGGTACTTTGGCTGGGATATGGAATATTGCCAAAGATTACGCTTATTGTTATGACTTCATTTTTTCCAATAACTATTGGGCTTCTGGATGGATTTAGCTCGGCTGACAAGGATATGCTGAATTTGTTAAAAACAATGGGAGCAACGCCATTTCAGAACTTTGTTCATGTCAAATTGCCAGGCTCATTAGGATATTTTTTCGCAGGGCTTAGAATTTCGGTTTCGTATTCTATAATTGGAGCAGTTGTAGCTGAATGGCTTGGTGGATTTAGCGGACTTGGAGTTTATATGACAAGAGTCAGAAAGTCGTATTCATTTGATAAGATGTTTGCAGTAATTTTTCTTATTTCTGCGATAAGCCTGCTACTTATGTATCTTGTAAAAAAAATACAGAAATGGTGCATGGTTTGGGAAAAGTAA
- a CDS encoding Gfo/Idh/MocA family protein produces the protein MKLGIVGSGMIVQEFLPSLVQLEGLEIVGMQGTKKSIGKVEEICVKYGILKFTDDFNKLCEFGIDTVYIAVPNFLHFEYCKKALEKGLNVIVEKPMTTNYRQAKELSDLAKEKKLFLFEAITTLYFENYKKIKDWIGKIGDVKLVQSQYSQYSSRYDAFKRGEILPVFDPEKAGGALMDLGLYNLHYVLGLFGKPENAKYYANIEQNIDTSGVLMIEYKNFNAMCVCAKDSEGKRIGVIQGSEGKIISEEAPSLVGKVTLKMYDETIESFDDGFSKDRVVPEFKAFINAVNENDLEFCYRQLEKSLLVSEVQTKARLEAGIKFPQD, from the coding sequence ATGAAATTAGGAATTGTTGGTTCAGGGATGATTGTTCAGGAATTTTTGCCTAGTCTTGTTCAGTTGGAAGGACTGGAAATAGTGGGGATGCAAGGGACAAAAAAGAGTATTGGAAAAGTTGAGGAAATTTGTGTAAAATATGGTATTTTGAAATTTACTGATGATTTTAATAAACTTTGTGAATTTGGGATTGACACTGTTTATATTGCTGTTCCGAATTTTTTACATTTTGAATATTGTAAAAAAGCATTGGAAAAAGGTCTGAATGTTATTGTTGAAAAGCCGATGACAACTAATTATAGGCAAGCTAAAGAATTGTCAGATTTGGCAAAGGAAAAAAAATTGTTTTTATTTGAAGCAATAACGACACTTTATTTTGAAAACTATAAAAAAATAAAAGATTGGATTGGTAAAATTGGAGATGTGAAACTTGTTCAGAGCCAGTATAGTCAGTATTCCAGCAGATATGACGCTTTTAAGAGAGGAGAAATTCTGCCTGTATTTGATCCTGAAAAAGCTGGAGGAGCATTGATGGACTTGGGACTGTATAATTTACATTATGTTTTAGGACTTTTTGGAAAGCCTGAAAATGCGAAGTATTATGCTAATATTGAGCAAAATATTGATACAAGTGGAGTTCTTATGATAGAATACAAAAATTTCAATGCTATGTGTGTATGTGCAAAAGATAGTGAAGGGAAAAGAATAGGTGTGATTCAAGGAAGTGAAGGAAAAATCATAAGTGAAGAAGCACCATCACTTGTCGGAAAAGTCACATTGAAAATGTATGATGAAACAATAGAAAGTTTTGATGACGGATTTTCAAAAGATAGAGTTGTGCCTGAATTTAAAGCATTCATTAATGCAGTAAATGAAAATGACTTGGAATTTTGCTACAGACAGCTGGAAAAAAGCCTGCTGGTAAGTGAAGTGCAGACAAAGGCTAGACTTGAGGCGGGTATTAAGTTTCCTCAGGATTAA